In the Agromyces flavus genome, AGCGTCAGGAACGTGTCCTGCACGATCTCCTCGACATCCATCCGGCCCGGCGCCAGCGCCCACGCGTACCGCATCACGGCCGGGGCGTGTCGATCGAACACGGCGGCCAACGCCCGTTGATCGCCGCTCGCCACGCGCTGCAGGAGCTCGGCGTCGGTGCCAGTGCCCTCGTTCACGTGCACACCCCCCTTCACTCTAGGAATGTCGGAAGGCGAGCAGAAGTCACAAGTCGGGGTCGAATCGGTATCGGACGGTGCGGCCCCATGCGTCCGCGATGACCGGGTGTCGGGCGCCTCGGAGCGCCAAACGAGCGTCGCGAGATTTTGGCGGCCGCCAACAGTTGACGGATCATCCCGACCGCGTCTACTGTCTGATCAAACGTTTTGGCAAAACGTTTAGGCACCGCCCCCAACATTTCCCGCCCACCAATCACAGACACGAATGGAGTCGAAGTGATGAAGCTTCGCACCCGCACCATTGCGCCCGCCACGCGCCGTCTCACCCTCTCGCTCGCCGCCGTGAGCGCCGCCGCCCTCGCGCTCTCCGGCTGCGGCGTCGGCGGGGGCGAGAACGCGTCGGGCACCGACGAGCTCACGGTCGTCGTCGAAGGCGGCGGACTCGCCGAGCTGCAGCCGATCGCCGACGCCTACAAGGAGGAGACCGGCACCAAGGTGACGCTCGTCGAGCTGCCGTACGACGGCCTCTACGACCGCATCTCGTCCGAGCTGTCCTCGGGCCAGGTGTCGTTCGACGTCGCGGCGCTCGACGCGATCTGGCTCAGCGCCTTCGCCGACGGCGTCACGCCGCTCGACGACCTCTTCACCGACGATGTGAAGTCCGACCTCTTCCCCGGCCTCGTGAGCGAGGCGCAGGTGAACGACGCGTTCGTCGGCATGCCCGTGTGGACCAACTCCGAGATCCTCTTCTACCGCACCGACCTCTTCGAGGATCCGGCCGAGCAGGCGGCGTTCCAGGAGAAGTACGGCTACGAGCTCGCGCCCCCGACCGACTGGGAGCAGTACCGCGACGTCGCCGAGTTCTTCACGCGCGACACCGACGGCGACGGACAGGTCGACCTCTACGGCACCGACGTGAAGGGTGCCGTCGAGACGGAGTGGCTCGCGACGGTCTCGCAGGCCGGCGAGGAGCACATGGTGCTCGACGCCGAGAGCGGCGAGGTCACGATCGACGACGCCGAGCACCTCGAGGCGCTCGACTACTACACGAGCCTGCTGCCCTTCGCACCCTCGGGCGCCGCACAGCTCGACTGGGCCGGCGCGCAGAACCTCTTCTACCAGGGCCAGCTCGCGATGATGCGGTTCTGGGGCCACGCGTACACGGGCACGCCCGAGGACTCGGTGGTCAAGGACAGCATCGGCGCGGCCCCGATGATCGCGGGTCCCGGCGGCATCGCGGGCGTTCCGGGCGCCTGGTACCTGTCGGTGCCGACGGCGACCGACAAGCAGGAGGAGGCGAAGGACTTCATCGCCTACGCCTACGAGCACAACGAGCTCTCGATGGACTCGTGGCTCGGCCTCGCCGCGCGCATCTCGGCCTTCGAGTCGAAGCAGGGCGAGGAGGGCAAGGAGCACTACGCCGCCCTGCTCGAGACGCTGAACGCGCCGCAGACCCTGGCCCGCCCGGCGACGCCGCAGTGGCAGGAGATCGTCGACACCGTGCTCACGCCGCTGCTGCAGAAGGCGGTGGAGCCGGGCGCCGACAACGCCGCGCTCCTCGCCGAGGCGAAGGCCCAGATCGAGGCGATCGTCGAGTAACGACATGCGCACCACGATCAGCACCACGCCGGCCGGGGCGGAACTCGCCGCCCCGGCCACGGGGTCCGGTTCGCCAGCCACGGAGGTCGTGACATCCGTGGCCCCCGGCGACCCCCAGACCGACATCGGCGGTCGGGGCGGGCGGATGCCGCGCATCGCCGCCCTCCGACCCCGCCGCCGCCCGACCGGCCTCAGCGACCGCCGCTTCGCACTCCTGCTCATGCTCCCGGCCGCGATCTTCCTCGCGGTGTTCGTGGGCTGGCCGCTCGTGAAGTTCGTCACCGACAGCTTCTTCGAGATCTCGCCGATCGCCGGCGGGCCCCGGGAGTTCGTCGGGTTCGAGAACTACGCCACGGCGTTCGGGTCCGAGGCCTTCCAGGAGGCCGCGTGGCGCACGGTCGTCTACACGGTCATCGTCGTCACGGCGGAGTTCGTGCTCGGCCTCGCGGTGGCACTGCTCTTCACCTCGCTCGGGCGCCGGTCGAACGCCTTCCGCACGCTGTTCATGTACCCGCTCATGATCGCGCCGGTCGTCGCGGGCCTGCTGTGGCGGTTCCTGCTGATCGACAACTTCGGCATCGTCAACCAGCTCCTCTTCGAATTGGGCATCATCCAGAGCCCCGACCAGATCCAGTGGCTGAGCGACCCCGACATCGCGCTGTTCTCGGTCGCGCTGCCCGACATCTGGCTGACGACCTCGTTCATCACGCTCGTGCTGTTCGCGGGCCTGCAGAACATCCCCGGCGACGTGGTCGAGGCCGCGCGCATCGACGGTGCGAACTACTGGCGACTGCTCGTGAGCGTCATCATCCCGCTGCTGCGACCCGTCATCGCCGTCGCGCTCATCGTCCGCGGCATCGACGCCGCGCGCGCCTTCGACATCATCCTCATCCAGACGGATGGCGGGCCCCAGGGCTCGACGACCACGCTCAGCCTGCTCATCTACCGCACGCTCACGCGCTTCGGCGACCCCGGTCTCGCGAGCGCGATGGGCACGGTCTACCTCATCGCGATGCTGGCGGTCTCGATCGCCGCGATCGCCCTGATCTGGCGCCCGGGAGGGAACGCACGATGAACCCGCTCGAGACCCGCGGACGCGTGAGCCGCGTCATCCTCTGGGCCCTGCTCGCCTTCGCGATCGTGCTCTACGGCTTCCCGTTCGCGTACCTGCTGCTCACCTCGTTCAAGACTCCGCTCGACGCGATCGCCGTGCCGCCGACGGTCATGCCTGAGGTGTGGACGCTCGAGAACTACGTGTCGGCGCTCAGCCGGCAGGGCGTTCCCGCGGCGCTCGTCAACAGCGTCATCACCGCCGTGATCTCGACCGTGCTGTCGCTCGTGCTCGCGGTGCCGGCGGCGTACGCGATCACCCGCTTCCGCACCCCGAGCGGCCGCGTGTTCATCGTCGCGGCCCTCGTGACCCGGATGGTGCCGACGATCGCCGTGGGCGCGCCGCTCGTCGAGGTCATGCGTAACCTCGGCCTCACCGACACGTCCTTCGGCCTGGCCCTCGCGCATACGACGATCTCGCTGCCGCTGTCGATCTGGCTCATGGCGAGCTTCTTCGAGGCGGTGCCCGACGAGCTCGACGAGGCCGCCAAGGTCGACGGCTGCTCACGGCTGCAGGCGCTCTGGCGCGTCGTGATTCCCGTCGTCACGGGCGGTCTGGCCGTGACCGCGATCTTCGCGTTCCTCGCGTCGTGGAACGAATTCCTGTTCGCGCTGCTCCTCACGAGCGTGCGCGCGCAGACGACGCCCATCGTGATCGCGAACTTCCAGACGCAGTTCGGCCTCGACTGGGGCGGGATGACGGCGCTCGCCGCGGTCTACTCCGTTCCCGTCATCCTGCTCACCCTGCTCCTCCAGCGCCACATCGTCGCCGGGCTCACGCTCGGCGCGGTCAAGGGCTGAGGAGACCGAGACCCGAACGGAGCACCGATGCTCAGCAGAAACACCTACGACGTGACGGAATGGCCGCACGGCGACCCCTACGACGACCTCGGCGAGGTGATCAACAGCATCATCGCCGACGTGAAGCCGCGCCAGGCCGAGTCGCACGCCGACGGCCGGGGCAAGCCTGGCGCGGTCATCCACATCCCGCCCGGCGACTACCGCCTGCGCACGCAGGTGCTCATCGACGTCAGCTTCCTGCGGATACAGGGCTCGGGGCACGGCTTCGCGTCGTCGAGCATCCGGTTCAATGTCCCTAAAGGGGAGTGGCCGGGGCTGCACGAACTCTGGCCGGGCGGCAGCCGAGTCATGGTCGACCTCCCCGCCGACCAGATCGAGAGCGAGGCGGATGGCGCGGCCTTCCGCGTCGCGCGCAGCGGCAGCCCCCGCATCAGCTCGGTGGAGTTCGTCGACTTCAGCATCGACGGGCTGCACTTCACCACGGACCATCCGGAGACCAGCCCCGGCGGCAACCCCGAGAACTCCTACGCGAACGGCAAGACCGGCATCTTGGTCGAGACCGCCAACGACTCGGTGCGCATCACCGGCATGGGCTTCGTCTACCTCGAGCACGCGCTCACGATCCACTACGCGGACGCGCTCTCCATCCACGACAACTTCATCGCGGAATGCGGGTCGTGCATCGAGCTGCGCGGCTGGGGGCAGGCGTCGAAGATCACCGACAACCTGATCGGCGCCGGTCCGCACGGCTCCTCCATCTACGCCGAGCACCACGGCGGCCTGCTGATCACGGCGAACAACGTCTTCCCCCGCGGCGCGAGCAGCATCCATCTCCACGGGGTGCAGCGTTCGAGCGTGACCGGCAATCGCCTGCACTCGTTCTATCCGTGCATGGTCGTGCTCGAGGACAGCTCCGAGAACCTCGTGGCCTCGAATCACCTCCTCCGCGACCACGAGCCGTGGACGCCCTTCGTGGGAGTCGACAACGGCCTCGACGACCTCGCCGGGCTGGTCAGCATCAGCGGCAGCGGGAACTCGGTGAT is a window encoding:
- a CDS encoding ABC transporter substrate-binding protein, coding for MKLRTRTIAPATRRLTLSLAAVSAAALALSGCGVGGGENASGTDELTVVVEGGGLAELQPIADAYKEETGTKVTLVELPYDGLYDRISSELSSGQVSFDVAALDAIWLSAFADGVTPLDDLFTDDVKSDLFPGLVSEAQVNDAFVGMPVWTNSEILFYRTDLFEDPAEQAAFQEKYGYELAPPTDWEQYRDVAEFFTRDTDGDGQVDLYGTDVKGAVETEWLATVSQAGEEHMVLDAESGEVTIDDAEHLEALDYYTSLLPFAPSGAAQLDWAGAQNLFYQGQLAMMRFWGHAYTGTPEDSVVKDSIGAAPMIAGPGGIAGVPGAWYLSVPTATDKQEEAKDFIAYAYEHNELSMDSWLGLAARISAFESKQGEEGKEHYAALLETLNAPQTLARPATPQWQEIVDTVLTPLLQKAVEPGADNAALLAEAKAQIEAIVE
- a CDS encoding carbohydrate ABC transporter permease, giving the protein MLPAAIFLAVFVGWPLVKFVTDSFFEISPIAGGPREFVGFENYATAFGSEAFQEAAWRTVVYTVIVVTAEFVLGLAVALLFTSLGRRSNAFRTLFMYPLMIAPVVAGLLWRFLLIDNFGIVNQLLFELGIIQSPDQIQWLSDPDIALFSVALPDIWLTTSFITLVLFAGLQNIPGDVVEAARIDGANYWRLLVSVIIPLLRPVIAVALIVRGIDAARAFDIILIQTDGGPQGSTTTLSLLIYRTLTRFGDPGLASAMGTVYLIAMLAVSIAAIALIWRPGGNAR
- a CDS encoding carbohydrate ABC transporter permease is translated as MNPLETRGRVSRVILWALLAFAIVLYGFPFAYLLLTSFKTPLDAIAVPPTVMPEVWTLENYVSALSRQGVPAALVNSVITAVISTVLSLVLAVPAAYAITRFRTPSGRVFIVAALVTRMVPTIAVGAPLVEVMRNLGLTDTSFGLALAHTTISLPLSIWLMASFFEAVPDELDEAAKVDGCSRLQALWRVVIPVVTGGLAVTAIFAFLASWNEFLFALLLTSVRAQTTPIVIANFQTQFGLDWGGMTALAAVYSVPVILLTLLLQRHIVAGLTLGAVKG
- a CDS encoding NosD domain-containing protein, with the translated sequence MLSRNTYDVTEWPHGDPYDDLGEVINSIIADVKPRQAESHADGRGKPGAVIHIPPGDYRLRTQVLIDVSFLRIQGSGHGFASSSIRFNVPKGEWPGLHELWPGGSRVMVDLPADQIESEADGAAFRVARSGSPRISSVEFVDFSIDGLHFTTDHPETSPGGNPENSYANGKTGILVETANDSVRITGMGFVYLEHALTIHYADALSIHDNFIAECGSCIELRGWGQASKITDNLIGAGPHGSSIYAEHHGGLLITANNVFPRGASSIHLHGVQRSSVTGNRLHSFYPCMVVLEDSSENLVASNHLLRDHEPWTPFVGVDNGLDDLAGLVSISGSGNSVIGNHVSEVVESRRIRPAGARPVIIRLASGSDNFISTNHVVATDVTATASDSCFEAQVDALLATEGSQPLEVTTVLVDPASTRNTILDSGRADQVIVDTAVNAFRPIPSVGDHARAGSAPLVQALREGSR